From the Salinimicrobium tongyeongense genome, one window contains:
- a CDS encoding four helix bundle protein, which translates to MKSHKDLDIYNLAFEYAIEVHKLSLKLPKFELYEQGSQVRRSSKSIQDAIVEGYGRKVYKQDFLKFLTYAHASLLECISQLEMINELYTLEGTLELIKKYDLLGGKIFSFMLYVEKNWKT; encoded by the coding sequence ATGAAAAGCCACAAGGATCTTGATATTTACAATTTAGCTTTTGAATATGCTATTGAAGTCCATAAGCTTTCCTTAAAGTTGCCGAAGTTTGAATTATATGAACAGGGAAGTCAAGTAAGAAGATCCTCAAAAAGTATTCAGGATGCTATTGTTGAGGGATATGGTCGAAAAGTATACAAACAGGATTTTCTAAAATTTCTCACCTATGCTCATGCGTCATTGTTGGAATGCATTTCCCAACTGGAAATGATCAATGAATTATATACACTTGAGGGAACCCTTGAACTAATAAAGAAATATGATCTTTTAGGAGGGAAAATATTTTCTTTTATGCTTTATGTCGAAAAGAACTGGAAAACATGA
- a CDS encoding IS1182 family transposase gives MQGKKNYQEKLFTSFRLSDRIPKENFYRRLKEALNLEFLYPLTQKFYGDSGQKSIDPVVFFKICLVGYLENITTDRGVMNHCAMRLDILYFLGYDVDEELPWHSTISRTRQLFPEDIFEEVFTKVLKLCIEVGLVTGHTQAIDSAPVKANASMDSLEIKVPAEDLEEHLSKVRVQSSRDRKAKGNKAPEKQQKITASKKELQEIKSRNKKWSEDQDMRPGAKNKGSKYTSNKTHYSPTDPDARISVKPGKARKLNYLCNLAVDIEAHVITDVRAYHADKKDTKYLQDTAARLNRRLRREGLIWENVLADAGYSSGENYAYFEKKGLTTYIPPHGTYKGGPEGFEYIKEGNYWLCPQGKKVTFRKQKMENGNLKDNYFTTRADCKGCPIKTDCIGKSHEKRINITAYREEYDRNIERVKTRRGRYMKAKRQSTVEPVFGTLKEFLGLRKVNTIGIRQANKCMHLAAIAYNLKKYLKFKAKKVKSGAEQLAWLLQPKTYYRNLTVQF, from the coding sequence ATGCAAGGCAAGAAAAATTATCAGGAAAAACTCTTCACTTCCTTCCGTCTCAGTGACCGGATCCCAAAAGAAAATTTTTACCGACGTTTAAAAGAAGCCCTGAACCTGGAGTTTCTTTATCCGCTTACGCAAAAGTTCTACGGAGATAGTGGACAGAAAAGCATTGATCCGGTGGTCTTTTTTAAAATCTGCCTGGTGGGATATTTAGAGAACATTACTACGGATCGTGGGGTAATGAACCATTGTGCAATGCGGTTGGACATCCTCTATTTCCTGGGATATGATGTGGATGAAGAACTGCCCTGGCACAGTACCATCAGCCGTACCCGGCAGCTTTTTCCTGAAGATATCTTTGAGGAAGTTTTTACCAAAGTTTTAAAGCTGTGTATTGAAGTCGGATTGGTAACCGGGCACACCCAGGCAATTGATTCCGCTCCTGTAAAAGCCAATGCTTCCATGGACAGCCTGGAGATCAAAGTCCCGGCAGAAGACCTCGAGGAGCATCTTTCCAAGGTGCGTGTACAAAGCAGCAGGGATCGCAAAGCCAAAGGGAACAAAGCCCCTGAAAAACAGCAGAAGATCACAGCAAGTAAGAAAGAGCTTCAGGAAATCAAAAGCCGGAACAAGAAATGGAGCGAGGACCAGGACATGCGCCCCGGGGCCAAAAACAAAGGCAGCAAGTACACCAGCAACAAAACCCATTACAGCCCAACAGATCCCGATGCCAGGATAAGTGTCAAACCCGGGAAGGCCAGAAAACTGAACTACCTGTGTAACCTGGCGGTAGATATTGAAGCACACGTTATCACTGATGTACGGGCATACCACGCAGACAAGAAAGACACCAAATACCTACAGGATACTGCCGCAAGACTCAACAGGCGCTTGCGCCGGGAAGGTTTGATCTGGGAGAATGTATTGGCAGATGCCGGTTACAGCAGTGGGGAAAATTACGCATACTTTGAGAAAAAAGGACTGACCACATACATCCCGCCGCACGGGACCTACAAAGGCGGGCCTGAAGGATTTGAGTATATTAAAGAAGGTAATTACTGGCTGTGCCCACAGGGCAAGAAAGTTACCTTCCGGAAGCAGAAAATGGAAAATGGTAATCTAAAGGACAATTATTTTACCACACGGGCCGATTGTAAAGGCTGTCCTATAAAAACGGACTGCATTGGCAAAAGCCATGAAAAAAGGATCAACATTACTGCCTACCGGGAGGAATACGATAGGAACATTGAACGGGTAAAGACCAGGCGCGGCCGCTATATGAAAGCCAAACGCCAAAGCACTGTAGAACCTGTTTTTGGTACACTAAAGGAATTCCTGGGGCTTCGGAAGGTGAATACCATTGGGATCAGGCAAGCAAATAAATGTATGCATCTGGCCGCCATTGCTTACAACCTCAAAAAATACCTGAAATTCAAAGCGAAGAAGGTGAAATCCGGAGCAGAGCAGCTCGCTTGGCTCCTTCAACCAAAAACCTACTACAGGAATCTCACAGTTCAATTTTAA
- a CDS encoding IS110 family transposase → MGRKKLSMEIINPNAAGIDVGSRSHYVAVGQFAEDVKEFGVYAEDLTALGQWMKSKEITTVAMESTGDYWQNLFAELIKQGFEVVLVNGKFTKHAKGKKTDVKDCRWIQQLHTLGLLSGSFLPDETTEKLRTYCRQRGNWVDQAASTTQKMQKFLKFLNFRLDVVVQDICGLTGLAIIGDICKGNLDPEKLAKHRHYNCRKSEEEIARALHGNNREDYLFGLKQEYETYLFLQKKIDECDKEMEKFINAELKKFPAKRALKTTEKPHKRINKNAPKIKNLNQVAYQYFEGVDLLAIEGLSHATVVSIMGEIGPEGFKKFESAKHFTSWLRLAPNNKISGGKILSHRIPKGSNRLKIAFRQAANSIGNLKDTHLSNFFRRVAFRKGRTAAVSATARKLAVIIWNMMVKKVPYLPPTEYLFLDQKRKLKMVARLKKNIAKLELKPEDLGFLPTLVPTN, encoded by the coding sequence ATGGGACGAAAAAAGCTTTCTATGGAAATCATTAATCCCAATGCAGCTGGGATTGATGTTGGCAGTCGTTCACATTATGTGGCGGTTGGGCAGTTTGCTGAGGATGTAAAGGAATTTGGAGTCTATGCCGAAGACCTTACTGCGCTTGGACAGTGGATGAAATCAAAAGAGATTACCACTGTGGCAATGGAATCTACTGGTGATTACTGGCAAAATTTGTTTGCAGAATTGATCAAGCAAGGATTTGAAGTTGTCTTGGTCAATGGGAAATTTACCAAACACGCAAAAGGAAAGAAAACAGATGTAAAGGATTGTCGGTGGATCCAGCAACTGCATACCTTGGGACTTCTCTCTGGGAGTTTTCTTCCAGATGAAACTACAGAGAAATTGCGTACTTACTGCAGGCAGCGTGGCAATTGGGTAGATCAGGCGGCTTCTACCACTCAAAAAATGCAAAAATTCCTCAAGTTTTTAAATTTTCGACTTGATGTAGTGGTTCAGGATATATGTGGCCTTACAGGTCTTGCAATTATAGGAGATATCTGCAAAGGAAATTTAGATCCAGAAAAGCTTGCTAAGCACCGCCATTACAACTGTAGAAAGTCAGAAGAAGAAATAGCCAGAGCATTGCACGGTAATAACAGAGAAGATTATCTTTTTGGTCTAAAGCAGGAATATGAAACTTACCTTTTCCTGCAAAAGAAAATTGATGAGTGTGACAAAGAGATGGAAAAGTTCATCAATGCAGAGCTCAAAAAATTTCCTGCTAAAAGAGCACTTAAGACCACCGAAAAACCACACAAAAGGATCAATAAAAATGCTCCTAAAATTAAAAATCTCAACCAGGTAGCCTACCAATATTTTGAAGGTGTGGACCTGTTAGCCATAGAGGGCTTGAGTCATGCTACAGTAGTGTCTATTATGGGCGAGATAGGACCGGAAGGATTTAAGAAATTTGAATCTGCCAAACACTTCACCTCCTGGTTAAGATTAGCACCTAATAACAAGATATCCGGAGGTAAGATCTTAAGCCACAGAATACCAAAAGGTAGTAACCGCCTGAAAATAGCTTTTCGACAGGCGGCCAATTCAATAGGGAACTTAAAAGACACACATCTGTCTAATTTCTTTAGGAGAGTAGCTTTTAGAAAAGGTAGAACTGCTGCAGTTTCTGCCACAGCCCGTAAACTGGCAGTAATAATCTGGAACATGATGGTAAAAAAGGTGCCTTATCTTCCACCAACTGAATATTTATTCCTTGACCAAAAGCGCAAGTTGAAGATGGTGGCACGGCTAAAGAAAAATATAGCTAAATTGGAACTCAAACCAGAGGATCTGGGGTTTTTACCAACTTTAGTTCCAACCAACTAA
- a CDS encoding PorT family protein, translating to MKKYLLGLFFILTTVSICFSQELSYGLKAGVNHPMGGEIVGLQNNYAFQKNTSEAEGNLGFHGGIFLQVDFGKFFVRPEVVYTSIDTEFTFIEETSIYSVQKFDIPLLVGYNIWGPIDIYAGPVYSNILDATLEGEEFLNPIVVQDTPINAQAGVKVEFGRFGLDLRYERSLSSAEVQRLDFGEGYNEINEAEFTDSRLNQIIVGVIFKIGGPGLNERRRRACY from the coding sequence ATGAAAAAATATCTTTTAGGCCTGTTTTTTATTTTGACCACAGTTTCAATTTGCTTTTCTCAAGAACTTAGTTATGGCCTAAAAGCCGGAGTTAATCATCCTATGGGTGGTGAGATTGTAGGGCTACAAAACAACTATGCATTTCAGAAAAATACTTCTGAGGCTGAGGGGAATCTTGGCTTTCATGGGGGTATCTTCTTACAGGTTGATTTTGGTAAATTTTTTGTTCGGCCCGAGGTAGTTTACACTTCAATAGATACAGAATTCACTTTTATAGAAGAAACTTCAATATATTCTGTTCAAAAATTTGATATCCCCCTATTAGTAGGTTATAACATTTGGGGGCCAATTGATATTTATGCCGGACCTGTGTATTCGAATATACTGGATGCTACTTTGGAAGGAGAAGAATTCCTGAACCCTATTGTTGTTCAAGACACACCAATAAATGCTCAGGCTGGTGTGAAGGTTGAATTTGGAAGATTTGGGTTAGATCTACGATATGAAAGATCTTTATCTTCGGCTGAGGTTCAGCGTTTAGATTTTGGTGAAGGTTATAATGAAATCAATGAAGCAGAATTCACAGATTCCAGACTAAATCAAATAATTGTTGGAGTGATCTTCAAAATTGGAGGCCCTGGTCTAAACGAAAGACGACGAAGGGCCTGTTACTAA
- a CDS encoding Fic family protein yields the protein MKPPYEITPNILKIITSIAEKLGAINATYLNKPSPKLRKENKIKTIHSSLKIEGNTLTEEQITALIENKRIIGPKKDVKEVLNAIEIYEHLENYDPLDEKSFLKCHKDLMQNLISDAGKYRKQGVGIMKGSVVEHYAPPYQNVPFLMKDLFQYLQTSQEIELVKSCVFHYEMEFIHPFLDGNGRMGRLWQTLILMQKYPVFEYLPFETLISNDQEKYYSALSVSDKAGNSTAFIEYMLGVINRSLEELLNFTNRTLTEKDRLEYFLSLNKNEFTRKDYMEVFKDISGATASRDLKKGVEQKLFEKIGDKNKTRYKI from the coding sequence ATGAAGCCACCCTATGAAATTACTCCTAATATTTTAAAGATTATTACTTCTATTGCTGAGAAGTTAGGTGCTATTAACGCAACCTATTTAAATAAACCTTCTCCTAAATTAAGAAAGGAAAATAAAATTAAAACAATTCATTCCTCTTTAAAAATTGAGGGAAACACGCTGACTGAGGAACAAATTACTGCCCTCATAGAAAACAAAAGAATCATAGGTCCTAAGAAAGATGTAAAAGAGGTCTTAAACGCCATTGAAATATATGAACATTTAGAAAATTATGATCCACTAGATGAAAAATCATTTTTGAAATGTCATAAAGATTTAATGCAAAACCTGATAAGTGATGCAGGAAAATACAGAAAACAAGGTGTAGGCATTATGAAAGGTTCAGTAGTAGAACACTATGCACCTCCATATCAAAATGTACCTTTTTTAATGAAAGACTTATTCCAATATTTACAGACCTCACAAGAAATTGAACTGGTTAAAAGCTGTGTGTTTCATTATGAAATGGAATTTATTCATCCGTTTTTAGATGGAAATGGAAGAATGGGCAGATTGTGGCAGACTTTAATTTTGATGCAGAAATATCCTGTCTTTGAATATCTACCTTTTGAAACCTTGATTAGCAATGACCAAGAGAAATATTATTCTGCATTATCTGTAAGTGACAAGGCAGGAAATTCAACAGCATTTATAGAATATATGCTTGGGGTAATAAACAGATCATTGGAAGAATTACTCAATTTTACCAATAGAACGCTTACTGAGAAAGACCGACTAGAATATTTTTTATCCTTAAATAAAAATGAGTTCACCAGAAAAGATTATATGGAGGTTTTTAAAGATATTTCAGGAGCAACAGCAAGCAGAGATCTTAAGAAAGGTGTAGAACAAAAATTATTTGAAAAAATTGGAGATAAAAATAAAACTCGTTACAAGATATAA
- the asnB gene encoding asparagine synthase (glutamine-hydrolyzing), with protein sequence MCGISGIIGPNTKEAELQKMLQAQKHRGPDHTGNFIDPGFAAIGHNRLSIIDLSPEANEPFVDNSERYVLTFNGEIYNYKELKDELKSFYGFRTASDTEVLLAAFIKWGKECLQRLNGMFSFAIWDSSEKKLFAARDRFGVKPFYYSEVNKHLYFSSEIKTLKNVIFDTPPNLKVWANYFSFGSYGLPEETFYNNIKQLPGGYLLEYSEGRVRLEKWYDFVSRVQNKRSGSSIEQAKAEYLELLKDSIKLRFRADVPVAFNISGGVDSSLLLALVNMFEDKQQMHAYSFYTGDERYDELPWVEQMISTTQNPLHKVLFSASEVQINAIKMSREQDEPFGGIPTMAYSKIFEQAHADGVKVLLDGQGMDEQWAGYDYYQTSGSIIQGTGKNSPFRMHVLNPEFAALAQKTKYPEPFDNRLQNLQFRDLFYTKLPRALRFNDRVSMTYSTELREPFLDYRLVEFAFSQPEDYKIKNGVGKYMLREILKPLVPSTISYAPKRPLQTPQREWLSKELKAFVEKQLLHLKITSATDWFDHEEIQKEWKKYLAGDNTSSFHVWQWVNTALLL encoded by the coding sequence ATGTGTGGAATTTCCGGAATAATTGGGCCAAACACAAAGGAAGCAGAGCTTCAGAAAATGCTTCAGGCCCAAAAGCATCGTGGCCCGGATCATACCGGCAATTTCATCGATCCCGGGTTTGCAGCAATAGGCCATAACCGACTTTCCATTATTGATCTCTCCCCGGAAGCTAATGAACCCTTTGTGGATAATTCCGAAAGGTACGTGCTAACTTTTAACGGGGAAATCTACAACTACAAAGAGCTGAAAGATGAACTAAAATCCTTTTACGGTTTTAGAACAGCATCAGATACTGAAGTACTGCTGGCGGCATTTATTAAGTGGGGAAAGGAATGTTTGCAAAGATTGAACGGGATGTTCTCCTTCGCCATATGGGATTCTTCGGAAAAAAAACTATTTGCTGCACGGGACAGGTTCGGAGTAAAACCTTTTTATTATTCTGAAGTAAACAAACACCTTTACTTCAGCAGTGAAATAAAGACACTCAAAAATGTCATTTTTGACACCCCACCAAACCTAAAGGTCTGGGCAAATTATTTCAGCTTTGGCTCCTACGGTTTGCCGGAAGAGACTTTTTACAATAACATCAAACAATTACCAGGTGGATATTTATTGGAATATTCTGAAGGTCGGGTAAGGCTTGAAAAATGGTATGATTTTGTTTCAAGAGTCCAAAATAAAAGATCTGGAAGCTCTATTGAACAGGCTAAAGCTGAATATCTCGAACTACTGAAAGACAGCATCAAACTTCGTTTCCGCGCCGATGTGCCTGTAGCATTTAACATTAGCGGCGGAGTGGATAGTTCCCTCCTGCTTGCTCTGGTGAATATGTTTGAAGATAAACAGCAGATGCATGCTTACTCTTTTTACACGGGAGATGAACGCTATGATGAGCTTCCATGGGTAGAACAGATGATCTCAACTACACAAAACCCGCTTCACAAAGTACTTTTTTCGGCTTCCGAAGTTCAAATAAATGCAATAAAAATGAGTCGGGAACAGGATGAACCTTTTGGAGGTATTCCTACCATGGCTTATTCTAAAATTTTTGAACAGGCTCATGCCGACGGTGTAAAGGTGTTACTTGACGGGCAGGGAATGGATGAGCAATGGGCAGGGTATGACTACTATCAAACCTCCGGCTCAATCATCCAGGGCACCGGGAAAAATTCTCCTTTCCGAATGCATGTGCTAAATCCCGAATTTGCCGCTTTGGCACAAAAGACAAAATATCCAGAACCGTTCGACAACAGACTGCAAAATCTGCAGTTTCGGGATCTTTTTTATACGAAACTCCCACGGGCACTACGATTCAATGACAGGGTTTCCATGACTTATAGTACTGAGCTGCGGGAGCCTTTTCTTGATTATCGCCTCGTCGAATTTGCCTTTTCACAACCGGAGGATTACAAAATTAAAAATGGGGTTGGGAAATATATGCTCCGCGAGATCCTGAAACCACTGGTTCCCTCTACTATCTCTTATGCGCCAAAACGTCCTCTCCAAACTCCCCAGCGGGAATGGTTAAGCAAGGAACTCAAAGCATTTGTGGAAAAGCAATTGCTACACCTTAAAATTACTTCGGCAACAGATTGGTTTGATCACGAAGAAATTCAGAAAGAATGGAAAAAATATCTGGCAGGAGATAACACGAGTAGTTTCCATGTGTGGCAATGGGTGAACACAGCATTACTCTTATAA
- a CDS encoding GIY-YIG nuclease family protein yields the protein MRTSHVYILTNKNHTVLYVGVTSNLVKRIGQHKTKFYKGFTSRYNCDHLMYYRDFRGCKINSV from the coding sequence ATGCGCACATCCCATGTCTATATCCTCACCAACAAAAATCACACGGTCCTGTATGTGGGAGTTACTTCAAATCTGGTTAAAAGGATCGGCCAGCATAAGACCAAATTTTATAAAGGCTTCACTTCCCGCTACAACTGTGACCATTTGATGTACTATCGGGATTTTAGAGGGTGTAAAATAAACTCTGTCTGA
- a CDS encoding NAD-dependent epimerase/dehydratase family protein has translation MKRVIILGGSGFIGGHLAKRLKEENCHVRIADIKDHEFWDHQEICHEFIKCDLTDARAVDLVITEGADEVYQLAADMGGAGYIFTGDNDANVMHNSALINLHVAKECVVKKVKKIFYSSSACIYPEFNQLDPDKPNCAESSAYPAQPDSEYGWEKLFSERMFLAFSRNYNLNVRIARFHNIFGARGIWQGGKKRLRLL, from the coding sequence ATGAAAAGAGTAATTATTCTGGGAGGAAGTGGCTTTATAGGAGGTCATTTAGCCAAAAGGTTAAAAGAAGAAAACTGTCACGTTAGAATCGCAGACATTAAGGATCATGAATTTTGGGATCACCAGGAAATTTGCCATGAATTTATTAAATGTGATTTAACCGATGCCAGAGCAGTTGATCTGGTTATAACCGAAGGAGCAGATGAAGTGTACCAGTTAGCTGCAGACATGGGAGGGGCAGGATATATCTTCACCGGGGACAATGATGCCAACGTTATGCATAATTCTGCTTTGATCAACCTTCATGTAGCAAAGGAATGTGTTGTAAAAAAAGTAAAAAAAATCTTCTATTCTTCTTCTGCCTGTATTTACCCTGAATTTAATCAACTAGATCCGGATAAACCCAATTGTGCAGAATCATCTGCTTATCCTGCCCAACCAGATTCAGAGTATGGTTGGGAAAAGTTGTTCAGTGAAAGAATGTTTCTTGCTTTTTCCCGCAACTATAATCTAAATGTACGCATTGCACGTTTTCACAACATTTTTGGAGCCCGTGGTATCTGGCAGGGGGGAAAGAAAAGGCTCCGGCTGCTATGA
- a CDS encoding GDP-mannose 4,6-dehydratase: MMRKVAEAVDGGEIEVWGDGQQTRSFLHVDECVEALLRLMSSEFKGPVNIGSEEMVSINRLAQIAIDISGKNLSIKNLEGEEFSRKYGFVCPTGVRGRNSENSLYREQIGWEVNQSLEEGMKSTYEWIAKQVNSTRKKTVSK, from the coding sequence ATGATGAGAAAAGTAGCTGAAGCCGTGGACGGAGGTGAGATTGAAGTGTGGGGTGACGGCCAGCAAACCAGAAGCTTTCTACATGTTGATGAATGTGTGGAGGCTCTTCTTAGATTGATGAGTTCAGAGTTCAAAGGGCCTGTAAATATTGGTTCAGAAGAAATGGTTTCCATTAACAGGTTAGCTCAAATAGCCATTGATATATCTGGAAAAAACCTTTCTATCAAAAATTTGGAGGGAGAAGAATTCAGTCGAAAATATGGATTTGTATGTCCAACCGGAGTTCGGGGAAGAAATTCTGAAAATTCTCTATATCGTGAGCAAATTGGCTGGGAGGTAAATCAATCACTGGAAGAGGGTATGAAAAGCACCTATGAATGGATAGCAAAACAGGTCAATTCCACTCGAAAAAAAACAGTTTCTAAATAG
- a CDS encoding acylneuraminate cytidylyltransferase family protein, with translation MKILGLIPARGGSKGIPGKNIKSLGRKPLLQYTFESAKNSKLLSKVILSSDDPEIIAVAEEIGLEVPFRRPTALAADDTPTLDVVKHALNYFAQKGQNFDAVCLLQPTTPFRRTGLIDEAIGKFISGNFDSLLSVREVPAEFNPHWLFEENESGSLRLATGEKEIISRRQELPVAYHRDGAIYITKTEVLQKQNSLYGNNIGFIDTTGDPYVNIDIPQDWEKAERLLTMLSDFS, from the coding sequence ATGAAAATCCTCGGACTTATCCCCGCCCGCGGCGGCAGTAAAGGAATACCCGGAAAGAATATTAAATCTCTCGGCAGAAAACCTTTGCTGCAATACACTTTTGAATCAGCAAAGAATTCGAAGCTGCTGTCAAAGGTGATCCTGAGTTCAGATGATCCTGAGATCATTGCAGTTGCTGAAGAAATAGGCCTCGAAGTTCCATTTCGAAGACCTACAGCACTTGCGGCAGACGATACTCCAACCCTGGATGTGGTAAAGCATGCGCTGAATTATTTTGCTCAAAAAGGGCAAAATTTTGATGCTGTTTGTCTGCTGCAACCTACCACTCCTTTTCGAAGAACAGGTTTAATTGATGAAGCCATCGGGAAATTTATTTCAGGTAATTTTGATTCTCTCCTCTCAGTGAGGGAAGTTCCTGCAGAATTTAATCCCCACTGGTTGTTTGAAGAGAATGAATCCGGAAGTCTACGATTGGCCACAGGAGAAAAAGAAATTATTTCGCGGCGACAGGAACTACCTGTAGCTTATCATCGCGATGGTGCAATTTATATAACAAAAACAGAAGTTCTTCAGAAACAAAATTCCCTGTACGGAAACAATATTGGATTCATTGACACTACCGGAGACCCATATGTGAATATTGACATCCCGCAGGATTGGGAGAAAGCCGAGAGGCTTTTGACTATGTTATCAGATTTTTCATAG
- the neuC gene encoding UDP-N-acetylglucosamine 2-epimerase, translating to MPKRKICVVVTARPSYSRIKSALTSIKNHPDLELQLVIAGSALLDRYGNAVDFIEKDGFHIAAKVFMVLEGENPTTMAKTTGLGVMELTNVFYNLQPDTVITIADRFETIATSIAASYQNIPLVHIQGGEVTGSIDEKVRHANTKLADLHLVCTHDARERVIKLGEEPDKVINTGCPSIDLAKQISDYPYLDFDPLEKYGGVGANLDWEKGYIVVMQHPVTTEYKKSKQHIMETLRAVKELNYPAFWFWPNVDAGSDGTSNGIRSFRELEKPGNIHFFKNMNPIDFLKLLKNAKALIGNSSAGLRECAYLGVPVVNIGNRQHRRSRAQNVTDVDYNREQILKATENALIREHYPSSELYGDGNAGEKIAEILATVELTYSKTITY from the coding sequence ATGCCTAAACGAAAAATCTGCGTCGTAGTTACCGCACGCCCCTCCTATAGCAGAATAAAATCAGCCCTCACCTCTATTAAAAATCATCCCGACCTGGAATTGCAACTGGTGATCGCAGGTTCTGCCTTACTGGACCGCTACGGAAATGCAGTGGATTTCATTGAAAAGGATGGCTTCCACATCGCAGCGAAGGTATTCATGGTCCTGGAAGGAGAAAATCCAACTACTATGGCAAAGACTACCGGGCTTGGAGTTATGGAGCTTACCAATGTTTTTTACAACCTGCAACCGGACACGGTGATCACGATTGCAGATCGCTTTGAAACCATCGCAACTTCCATCGCAGCATCTTATCAAAACATCCCGCTGGTCCATATCCAGGGCGGGGAAGTTACCGGTAGTATAGATGAGAAAGTAAGACATGCCAATACCAAACTCGCCGATCTGCACCTGGTCTGCACCCACGATGCCCGGGAACGGGTAATAAAGTTAGGAGAAGAGCCCGACAAGGTTATTAACACGGGCTGCCCTTCTATAGACCTTGCAAAACAAATTAGCGACTATCCTTACTTGGATTTTGATCCTTTGGAGAAATATGGTGGTGTAGGTGCCAATCTGGATTGGGAAAAAGGATATATCGTAGTGATGCAGCATCCTGTAACTACAGAATATAAGAAATCCAAACAGCACATCATGGAAACCTTAAGAGCAGTAAAGGAGCTGAATTATCCGGCTTTTTGGTTCTGGCCCAATGTTGATGCCGGCTCCGACGGCACATCAAATGGGATCCGATCTTTCCGTGAACTGGAAAAGCCAGGAAACATTCACTTTTTCAAGAATATGAACCCTATAGACTTCCTTAAACTTTTAAAAAATGCAAAAGCTTTAATAGGAAATTCCAGTGCAGGATTACGTGAATGTGCCTATCTTGGAGTACCTGTTGTAAATATTGGAAACCGTCAACACAGGAGGAGCCGGGCACAAAACGTTACAGATGTAGATTACAATAGAGAGCAGATCCTGAAGGCAACGGAAAATGCTCTTATAAGAGAACATTATCCTTCTTCAGAACTTTATGGAGATGGGAATGCGGGAGAAAAAATAGCGGAGATCCTTGCGACGGTCGAATTGACGTATTCGAAGACGATTACTTATTAG
- a CDS encoding FRG domain-containing protein translates to MQFLETELTDWKDIFRINNTFLSQFLFRGQANKEWKLTSSIERLVDRLHPILVDKAVIALQEKSMIQEFQWKFQIFENSNIPDANYIEWLSIMQHYGASTRLLDFTDSFFVATFMALSESFCDSSIWAINNHIITSDTLDLFRKEFPKNSVSKKEIDEYSLELANKAIDNSLTESEQKLLLIRPKKCNERIYRQQGLFLMPTNIQRPFMDNLSPFLNNKESQNIHFEEIIELSQNNFR, encoded by the coding sequence ATGCAATTTCTTGAAACAGAACTTACTGATTGGAAAGATATATTTAGAATTAATAATACATTTTTAAGTCAATTTTTATTTAGAGGTCAAGCAAACAAAGAGTGGAAATTGACTTCCTCCATTGAAAGATTAGTAGATCGGTTACATCCAATTTTGGTTGACAAAGCTGTTATAGCTTTACAAGAAAAATCGATGATCCAGGAATTCCAATGGAAATTTCAAATTTTCGAAAATTCTAATATTCCCGATGCGAATTATATTGAATGGTTATCTATAATGCAACATTATGGTGCATCTACAAGGTTATTAGATTTTACTGATTCTTTCTTTGTTGCAACTTTTATGGCATTATCCGAGAGTTTTTGTGACTCATCAATTTGGGCAATCAATAACCATATTATTACAAGTGATACATTAGATTTATTCAGAAAAGAGTTTCCAAAAAATTCTGTTTCCAAGAAAGAAATTGATGAATACAGCCTTGAATTAGCGAATAAGGCTATAGATAATTCTCTTACGGAGTCAGAACAAAAGCTATTGTTGATCCGACCAAAGAAATGCAATGAGCGCATTTACCGACAACAAGGATTATTTTTGATGCCTACAAATATTCAAAGGCCATTTATGGATAATTTGAGTCCTTTTTTAAACAACAAAGAATCTCAGAATATTCATTTTGAAGAAATAATTGAATTATCTCAGAATAACTTTCGCTAA